The Glycine soja cultivar W05 chromosome 9, ASM419377v2, whole genome shotgun sequence sequence tgttatattttttatcttttaaaatgacagtcaagatttttttttttttttacttttgtccttttcatgttttgtccctttcttcattcttttatttGTCTCCATCACCCTTCATCTTTCACATATCCCACCATTGTGCCACCAAGAAAATAGAATCCCAATTTGAACATCAAACCACAAAATCGAGAAAACAAAAACACCGACTTGAACATATctccacacaaaaaaaaatcaaaatccccACAAAAAACATCAAACCATATCAATAGTAACAACAAATCTGAATATGaaagcaagaaaaacaaaatcgaTTTTGTTTGGTGGATTTCACTGGAAAAAGTGCAAATCATCGCCCCTCCTCCGAAAATGACCATGCATAGCCACCATCTTCGTAGGGCCCATTGTTGGCAAAACCCAAGCAATAAAACCGCATGACCTCGTTCCCATCAGCAATGCACCACGCTTCTTCGCAGCTTCCACAACACACATCTTCTCTTTTGTTGCCTCCATCCTTCTCCACTACACCTCACTCCCTTCATCATCCCTAACCTCATGAATCAACGATGGTGATGGAGATGGATGTTGGTTTTGCAGCTATGGAGCAAAGGCGATGAGATCGAAAGAAAGAAGCATCAAATCTGAAGAAGAGAAGCACCCATAAAGGAAGGAGATGAGATATGAAGAGAGAGGCGTCATATATGAAGaaacagaaaacaaacaagATTGTGATGGTAGAAGCACCCATGAAGGAAGGAGATAAGATATGAAGAGCGAAAACAGATAACGATTTCAGACTAACAATAGGAActtaagacaatttttcaaatattagggaCCTGATCCAAAAGAAGAATTTATTAGGGACCAAACgcaaaaaatagatatttatcaggaaccaaaaacatatttaagcctttcgATAAGTATACCAAGGCCATTCATCCtagtaaatttttttgtcaaaagaaCATACACTACGAGATACAAAAATTTGACGATGGtgaaaatacaagaaaaattcCCATGGCAATTCATTTAAACTGGATCCAAAATAAATTGCGTTGACAAAGAGGAGCAAAAAGACATTTCCAATGAACAGGTCTAGAGATTGCCACGACATTGGGATTGAGCTGAACATGCCATGGCCTTGTTACTACTGAACTTGGCCCTCACTGCATTGTCTCTTGAAGTTCAAGGCCTCATCTGCCAGAAAATCACTGTAGAAACGATTCATATTTTAGCTCAACAATGCAGGAACAAGAAAAGAAGTGTTAGCATAATGGCAAAAATCAagcaaataataacaaaaacacTCACCAAATACGCTCAGCCATCATTGATGGTTCCCATCTCGGACTCCATGGATAATCAGACATAACACGTGACTTCATAGGTGCCATTTGCGAATTAAAATGCTACATAAAAAGGTAACAAGGAAATCACTTGTATTGTACATCAAGATTACGTCAGAAACATACATTTTTTCCTACTATCCAGCTAAGTCATCCtaacaaaataatttgtgaGGAGAGACGAATAATCACTTACCTTACCAATTAACCATTTAAAGTACAATGCAAtaattctttaaagaaaaagagcACAATAGTTTCTAGATctatatattatcaatattttcaaaatagagTATAGACATTTCCTTACTATCTCCAACAAAATATATACGAGTGGGTATATAAAAACTATACCCTGGTAAACATACAATGAGGTCACCAGACTTATGTACATTAACTACGTAACCGGAAGAATTCAGTGTTAGACATTTGACATTTTGCAGCAACTTGAGTATAAACAGCTTATTTATCTGTCACCTTCATCCCTATACGAAAGATAATGCTCAATCTTAACTTTTCAAACAAAAACATGTAGGAAAGTGGAAACAAATGTAACCTGTGAACTTTGAAGCATAATAGCCGGCTGTTGCTTTGGAAATTGAGTTGGAATTAGGAGGTGTAcctaaataaacaaaaccatCGGAATTTTGGTCAAGTGAAAAATCAATAACTACGATAACTtatgaaatgaagaaaaaattcatACAAGATATCAGCATGAGCCTTGGAACATAAAACTATCAGAAGACTGAATTCAAGTATTCAACTTCATAATTACAGGCAGTACCACATGTATGGATGACCAGCCCAGAAACACTGATATTAGTTAAATACGATTTAGCATGTATAATACTCTCATGAGGTTAAGAGTACATTTGGTACCCCTCTTGTCTGTAAATAGCAATACCCTTCCTAGTagtttgtattgaaaaacaGAGTTAAGGGAAATTGCAAAACttctaacacacacacacagctgCGCCTCTATCCTTCTCTCTCTTGTGCATtttcactatatattttgttagcAACTATTCTGGGCACAGAATGAATGAATGTTTTTTGGGCCTTTGGCACTGCCAAGCTTGCATGTAGACCAGTTATATCTAACCAACACTGAATATTTCCTCTATTGTTCCTCTTGTTCTGTCATACAATGGTATTTCCTCCAGACAGTACCCAAATAACTAATAGCATTCAGGTCAAATACTTTTAGGAATCATTGTCAAACTTGAAAATTGTCAGATTTCCTCTTGTTCTATCATACTATGATATGCAAGccatctttttgtgaaaaaatacATGGCTGTGTCAAATAAACCAGGCAGCATCTTTTCAATATGCATGACATGAAACTCAGAGAAAAGAAGTTAGATAATAAGGAGGAAATTTTACAACAAGTAGCAATTAGACTTTTTTGCAGATATTATAGTGGTTTTATGGGTTATCTGAATAGGATGATTAGTTTGGTCCATGATCTAAATGGCCTTTctgaaaatagtttttgacAGAGTACAGCCTCATTTGATCCTTGATGCCAACCCTCACCATGTTAAAAAAGAAGAGGCTTTTGTTGTATTCAATTTGGAACAGAAGTGACCATTGATAAGTACCATAGGAGAACCACACCACAAAAGCTAACCATTGTAGGTGGAGAGCTCAAGTCTTTATAAACACCACACAAGAATCTCATACTTCTAAAGTGGGACTCAAGTCCCATACATTGCAAATGGATCCTAACATCCCACCATACTCTGCAGCCCTAGTGCCCTTGTAGGCTGGCTATGCACAACCCTTTTGACTAGTCCTGACTGAACAGTGCAATGTCGATGTAACCACCCTCGGCACTCTTTTGTGAGAGACATAATTGGAAAGCTCTAATACCAATTGATAAGAACTTTGAGCGAATCATACCACAAAAGTTAATCATTGTAGTCAGAGAGCCCAAGGTCTTATGAAACCCACACTAGAATCTCATTACTTCCAATGTGGGACTCAAGTCCCATATCTTGCAATTGGATCCCAACATTTATGTTACACAGTATTTCTTCTGCTTCTGCAAATGAGCCCCATTCATTAAAAGAATCTCATCCAACAAGGAAAAGAAAGTCTCTGAGTCTCCATCATTTAGTACATTGATGAATTTCTGCAGAGACAATGTTGTTGCTAATAGTAATGATCCTTAGGCACTGATTTTCAACCTTGCAACTTGCTCAACAGCAGCATACATATTACATATCTTGCAATTGGATCCCAACATTTAAGTTACATGGTATTTCTTCTGCTTCTGCAAATGAGCCCCATTCATTAGAAGAATCTCATCCAACAAGGAAAAGAAAGTCTGTGAGTCTTCATTATTTAGTACATTGATGAATTTCAGCACATGAAAGAGACAATATTGTTGCTAATAGTAATGATCCTTAGGCACTGATCTTCAACCTAGCAACTTGCTCAATAGCAGCATACATATTACATAACATCCACAATCTCTAAATGGCCACATCATTCACACATAGAGCCATGCTCTGCACTAATCTACAACAAAGTGATAGGAAATTACTTGGACCGGTTTTTCAAGAAATGGGTTATGAAAATAAGAGGTAAtattatcttgttatttgatgATGATATACCTACAACTGGTAGAATTTTTCCAGTTTCGAGGCTAACAGACAGTAAGAGAATTTtttcatgtcagtgaaaaaacTAGGGGCAAGTGGGTAATTCTAAAATGAACACCACACATACTGTCTTACTCTATACCTCAAGAAATGTGAGTGCAATTTACTCAATTTTCTCTTTTGGCCAGACATGAGACTCCCGTCAAATCAAAAGAAAGATACCAACAATAGATTTCTGCCCTACCCTGGTCACATGTTACTGTTACCAATGTCATTAACTGACAGAAGATATCACATTAAATTATGTGATAAATTTCATGgggaaacattttaatttttcaaaagcaaGCTTCTATCACAACAAATACACAGACATCAAGTAATGAGTGTCATATATTACCAGGAATGAGAAAACACCAGATGCAGCAAGAAAAGTTGCCTTCCTGCAAAAGACCTAGAAACAGAAAAATTAGAAGTTAGCaattaatacaaaaacaaaGCAACCCTAGCAATTTGAGAATAAGTGTCACGGGAAGATACAGCATCAGCTTCAACTGGCCTTCCTAACGGACTGGATAATGCTTCAATGAAGTGCCTTCTAACTTCAATTAATGAAACAGCCTCTAAGACCTAAGTTCAAAGCATATTTAATCATTTGTATTAGTTTTAACATAAACGAGGATGTTCATTAAGCTAGAAAGTGCatattaaactaataaaaaaatacacagaCACAGTAACGATAATGTCAGCTAACCTGTTTCCCAAGATATTCTTCTAGATTTGGAAGATATTCTGCCAAGCACCTTTGCAAAACAGATCAATCATAAAagcaaaaatattatcaaaaactATCTCAATCTTGTATATGCATCGGTGTGGGACaaacacaataataaaaaaattggaaagctTACATCCCGTCCAACCAAGGAGGTAGCTTGACATCATCAATGGAAAATACAGCTTTCAGCTCAGGAGAAGATACTAACTTCAGGCGAGGAGCTGAAGGCACTGACATATATTTTCTTCCAACAGGATATACAACCTAGGTTCAACATATCATAAGTTGTTTGTATGAAAGCGagtgaaaaaattcaaaagaatatttaaagaaataaacaaaagaaaccTGTAAGTATATCCTCTGGGAATATCTCCAGGGACAGCAAGCCACCATCTTGTTTATATTCATGTCCAGTAGGGGCACAGCAAATTTAACCTCCTCTGACTATACTAAAATGTAAAGTCACAGAAGTCAAGTCAAGAATATAGGCCAAAGGCTACATTAATTTGGTCATCCATCCATGAGTAGATCATAGAAATATTAGGACATTTTTTTCTGAAGAAATACCTTCTCAGCACCAGAACTCATATGCATTTCTATTCCCTGCAGAAGAACAATTTCAATCAGGTAATGTTTTCAATTTATGTAAAAGGTCAATTTTACCCATTAAACAAAGTATAATCCAAAATTCAGATGTGTTTTTCAATCCACAGACTGCACACGCTAATAACACCAATAACTGTTTACAGAGTCAAATCAAAGACACATAAAAGAACAAGGACACCTCATTAGGAAGGTTCAGCTAGGTAATATCTATCAAACATCAAGATTTGATGGAAGGGTGGTATCAGATTCTAGCCTACATCTGTTACTGGACCATTCATAGATATctgctatgtttgttttactGTTTCATTCCATGGGCACACGTTCCAAAGCACCGTTTTGAGAGAAGCAACAAATTGTTACTTCTCCTTGAACGTCCATTAGGGGGGTGTTGAAtggaaaaacaaacacacaccTAGTCCTAGCTTTCGGGGTTGAGCTAGATTTAACCTAAATTCGAAGGGATATAATTAATCTGGTGGCATATCATAAATGTTTTCATCCATATATAATATCTGACAGTCATTTACCACAATCtcttgataaaattaatacagGACCCTGGTTTCTTGTTTAGTCTGCAATTTTTACTTCACCACTGTCAAGTACGCTACCGTCTAACCGCCAGTGCCACCACACAGTCAATCCCAACCATGCTCAGGAAcaaatgtaaatgaaaaaaaaaaaacatttattggcATGACATAAGAAGCAttatagaatataaaaaatttcctGATGCAAACCTCTTTCACACAAACTGTATTTAGCTAAACATCATTCCAAACACGTGGCTCTCTCCAACTCTCAATCatgatttaattttctcttactttctcgtttgttaaaaaataaactccTAAAGCATGGTTGAGACTTGGAAAGAGACACATGTTCAGAATGATGTCAGCTAAATACAGTTTGTATGAAAAGAGGTTTGCATCAGGAGAAAATTGAAGATGTTGAAATAAAACCAGCATTCTAAGAAGGAGAACTAAACTCAAAATTGATTAACCTGCCTTGAATACAATGGAAACTCTTATCCACACAGTGGTCCTAAAAGAATCAGTTACAGTTATCTAAATCTGTCGTAACCAAATGTTCAACAACCTTCAACACTAAACTAACTAACTGCAAATACATGCTGAAGTTAATTACCACATATGTGCAACATAAAAATCTACAGAGATTACGGAATCAGCAAGCCAAAACACAACATACTCTAATACTGCAATGCTTAAAGTTACCACAGAAACTCAAAATTTCAGAATATCCTCAAATGAAgaaaattgaaatcaaattacCTCCCTGGACAAGATAGTACTGATTTCGAATGTCAACCGGTCGTCGTCAACTTCTCCGACGCGCTTCCTCTGATAAAGCACATATTGATCCCTGTAAAGGCAGCAAGAAAAATGAATGTCAAAACAAAACCACCACAACCAAGaactgtaaaagaaaaaaaaaaaaaaagacctcaAGTACTGAATTAGGGTTAAGAGACGCGTGGGGTCTTTGTAGTTCCAATCAGACAAACAGTTATTAGCGGGTTCCGAGGAGGAAGGAAACATGTGAAAGGGGTGGAAATCGTCGTCTTCGGGGCTAAAGATAACGTCGGGGGCGGTGTTCGGAGATTCCGCGTCGTATATAACATCCCCTGAAACAAAGAAACCCTTGTCGTCGTCAAGGTTTGGTTcccaattgaaagaaaaaagatataagGTGGGTTAGATGGTCGAGCGAGAATGGAAGAGGGAAAAGATTGTAGGTTTGATTCTCTCTGCTGAGAAAACAAACATTTGCAGATAAGAAAGATTGATAGAAGAATGCATACATTTGATGAAGTCTAAGCAGTAGGGGATGAGGAGGGTGAAGCGATCGAGGGGGGTGGAGTTGTATTTGTCACTCGACCACATTTGTTCAAcctgagaaagaaaagaaagtgttaGTGTTTGGGGAATAGGAATGGGGGTGGAAATGGAAAGAGAGAGAATTGATTTGATTGATTATTGCCTTGACTGTAAGACCGAAGTGGGAGAGGAGGTGGCTAAGCTGAGCGGCGATGAAAGGAGGGACGTTTTCTGGACCTGCAGCAGCCAtgcctctctttctctctctgatTCGCACTTCTCTCTGTGCTGCACTTATTCTAGTCAAAATTGTATTCAGAGTAATTCCATTCCACACTTATTGAGCCAAAATATAGAATTCTTATAGCATTTTCAATTCAAGAAATTTATATAtggtttcttaattatttttttgtggttttCGCATTATTTTGTATGGTTCTGCTGTATCATGTTATTTATAAGAAAtccatataaaattttatttcaatgcaagaaataataagaaacagtaaaaaatttaaacatttaaattattttattataatttaattattattccaataaaataattaattcattttttcaatttttatgtatacaaataataaatatgaataaataaaaaaatattaaatataaattaaaaataaaaaattacataacattTAAAGGAAATgtgtaacaataaaaaatacatttttacataataatagatatttaaatacaatgacattgaaataaaaaacataattatgaaaaacaaaaa is a genomic window containing:
- the LOC114367914 gene encoding BRISC and BRCA1-A complex member 2-like; amino-acid sequence: MAAAGPENVPPFIAAQLSHLLSHFGLTVKVEQMWSSDKYNSTPLDRFTLLIPYCLDFIKWDVIYDAESPNTAPDVIFSPEDDDFHPFHMFPSSSEPANNCLSDWNYKDPTRLLTLIQYLRDQYVLYQRKRVGEVDDDRLTFEISTILSREGIEMHMSSGAEKSEEVKFAVPLLDMNINKMVACCPWRYSQRIYLQVVYPVGRKYMSVPSAPRLKLVSSPELKAVFSIDDVKLPPWLDGMCLAEYLPNLEEYLGKQVLEAVSLIEVRRHFIEALSSPLGRPVEADAVFCRKATFLAASGVFSFLVHLLIPTQFPKQQPAIMLQSSQHFNSQMAPMKSRVMSDYPWSPRWEPSMMAERICDFLADEALNFKRQCSEGQVQ